In Halarcobacter bivalviorum, a genomic segment contains:
- the ectA gene encoding diaminobutyrate acetyltransferase: protein MSISEIKICKPKRGQASQIYKLVEKTKVLDLNSEYLYLLQTTHFKDVCSVAIYEDKVIGFVSAYMIPTEPNTLFIWQVAVDEAYRGNDLARRLIMEILQRDELNVNYLHTTVSPSNKSSIRVFEKVASFYKTEMLNEEFFESSDFLNQHEKEVLYKIGPFNK, encoded by the coding sequence GTGTCAATAAGTGAAATAAAAATTTGTAAGCCTAAAAGAGGACAAGCAAGTCAAATTTACAAACTTGTTGAAAAAACAAAGGTATTAGATTTAAATTCAGAATATCTTTATTTACTTCAAACAACCCATTTTAAGGATGTTTGCTCAGTTGCAATATATGAAGATAAAGTAATTGGTTTTGTATCAGCTTATATGATACCAACTGAACCAAATACTCTGTTTATCTGGCAAGTCGCAGTAGATGAAGCTTATAGAGGTAATGACTTAGCAAGAAGATTGATAATGGAGATACTCCAAAGGGATGAATTAAATGTGAATTATTTACATACAACAGTTTCGCCAAGTAACAAATCTTCAATTAGAGTGTTTGAAAAAGTAGCATCTTTTTATAAAACAGAGATGTTAAATGAAGAGTTTTTTGAGAGTAGTGATTTTTTAAATCAGCATGAAAAAGAGGTTTTATATAAAATAGGACCATTTAATAAATAA